One Acidobacteriota bacterium DNA segment encodes these proteins:
- a CDS encoding CHAT domain-containing protein, with translation MIRKISYAVIALVVFVIATHSPEAFAPSLEDARAFYRAGQLEQAIDAFRAVADATENSDPVTAGICRNNACVLLTDRGELGPALKQCVLALELRRNFDDPWRVARTLNNLGRVQERLGNFDEAKRSFLEALALNRAGDDAAGASINLSNLGGLAIQAGWYSQAIDYQRRAYETAQQHQGEPWADEQMRFARVNQAVVLERFGAFREALRLYDAVIDEGHEMSATYRAGILVNRGVALRNLGDPLRALEAFNDASEIYITDKDHAALSNARLNQGLVQQLNLRDPVAAESSYRKALALAEASGERAGQIDSFCRLGGLLLDLGRADEALPLFERSLEISESSGSSEGRWASLNGLGHSALARDDSPAALSHFLAAINAIELVRDSLTTSTDRVGYFTDKRSVYESAIEVLAGIADKDTGGEHAQLAFRLAQQAKSRALLDVLGPGALVAIPLDAQAVIDALGDDVLLEYFIGSSAAFAWIVSASGIEMRSLGASEVILKDVEQIYDALSRGRRASSEAIERLSQTLLHDINLPAGPNGQLRVSPDNTLRKLPFELLELPAESGIPLIETVTISYLPSGSALPWLRRARESPSWMSIGFGNPQLPTHAHENLSLSSVLLAAFELEPLPAAADDVRAIERYLPGRHATRIGTAASETAFFELVGSGAKVVHIGAHTLVDERRGATILLTRDAEQDGLLQPHEIATLDISVELTVLAACRTASGPVAGGGALSTLTGSFLAAGSSGVLATLWDVGDQDAAVFMEQFYSQLGRGQTPAAALRAAKMRLRSEPDWNDPAVWSAYVLVGDAAPLVSRRITNGRLTTIVLASVALLLAIFLTYGIIRKRTVSD, from the coding sequence TTGATCCGCAAGATCTCTTACGCCGTTATCGCCCTGGTCGTATTCGTTATCGCCACCCACTCACCTGAAGCATTCGCGCCATCACTCGAAGATGCGCGTGCGTTTTACAGAGCAGGCCAGCTCGAGCAAGCGATCGATGCTTTTCGTGCTGTCGCCGATGCCACCGAGAACAGCGATCCCGTGACGGCGGGCATCTGCCGGAACAATGCATGCGTACTGTTAACAGATCGCGGGGAGCTTGGGCCCGCTCTGAAGCAATGTGTACTTGCACTGGAGTTACGGCGCAACTTCGACGACCCCTGGCGTGTGGCTCGAACACTGAACAACCTCGGCCGGGTTCAGGAGCGACTCGGTAATTTCGATGAAGCGAAAAGAAGTTTTCTTGAAGCACTCGCCCTGAATCGCGCGGGAGACGACGCGGCCGGCGCATCAATCAACCTCTCCAACCTTGGAGGACTCGCGATCCAGGCCGGGTGGTACTCGCAGGCGATCGATTACCAACGCCGCGCGTACGAAACTGCGCAACAGCACCAGGGAGAACCATGGGCCGACGAGCAGATGCGATTCGCACGGGTCAATCAAGCTGTCGTACTGGAGAGATTTGGTGCGTTTCGGGAGGCACTTCGACTCTACGATGCCGTTATCGACGAGGGGCACGAGATGTCGGCAACATATCGTGCCGGCATCCTCGTCAATCGTGGCGTGGCACTCAGAAATCTGGGTGATCCGCTGCGGGCTCTCGAGGCGTTTAACGATGCATCCGAGATCTACATCACAGATAAGGACCATGCGGCACTATCTAATGCTCGACTGAACCAGGGCCTTGTACAGCAATTGAACCTGCGGGATCCCGTTGCCGCTGAGAGTTCCTACCGCAAAGCGTTGGCCCTCGCTGAAGCAAGCGGGGAGCGGGCTGGGCAAATCGACAGTTTCTGTCGACTCGGCGGGCTGCTGCTGGATCTGGGACGCGCCGATGAAGCGCTGCCACTATTTGAACGATCTCTTGAGATCTCGGAGAGCAGTGGATCGAGCGAGGGGCGCTGGGCGTCTCTGAACGGACTGGGACATTCTGCGCTCGCGCGTGACGATTCCCCTGCAGCACTTAGCCACTTCCTCGCGGCCATCAATGCGATCGAGCTGGTCCGCGATAGTCTCACCACGAGTACGGATCGCGTCGGCTACTTTACCGACAAGCGGTCAGTATACGAATCCGCCATCGAAGTCCTTGCCGGAATCGCGGATAAAGACACAGGCGGCGAGCATGCACAACTCGCGTTTCGCCTGGCCCAGCAGGCCAAGAGCCGCGCGTTGCTCGACGTACTGGGTCCAGGTGCCCTCGTCGCAATACCGCTCGACGCTCAGGCGGTGATCGATGCCCTAGGAGATGACGTACTTCTTGAATACTTCATTGGATCTTCAGCCGCATTTGCATGGATCGTCAGCGCCAGTGGAATCGAAATGCGTTCGCTTGGAGCGTCGGAGGTGATCCTCAAAGATGTGGAGCAGATTTACGACGCGCTATCTCGCGGACGTCGCGCATCTTCGGAAGCTATTGAACGACTCTCGCAAACCTTACTTCACGATATCAATCTTCCTGCGGGACCTAACGGACAGCTCCGCGTCTCACCGGACAATACATTACGGAAACTACCCTTTGAACTTCTTGAGCTACCCGCTGAAAGCGGCATTCCACTCATTGAGACCGTAACGATAAGCTATCTGCCGAGCGGCTCCGCGCTACCCTGGCTTCGTAGAGCACGTGAATCTCCGTCCTGGATGTCTATAGGCTTCGGTAATCCACAACTGCCGACCCATGCGCATGAGAATCTTTCTCTTAGTAGTGTTCTGCTGGCGGCATTTGAACTCGAACCGTTGCCCGCCGCTGCCGATGACGTGCGAGCCATCGAGCGCTATCTCCCTGGACGACATGCCACACGGATCGGTACCGCGGCAAGTGAAACGGCGTTTTTCGAACTTGTTGGTTCAGGTGCTAAAGTCGTCCACATCGGGGCACATACGCTCGTGGATGAACGACGAGGAGCGACTATCCTGCTGACCCGAGATGCGGAACAGGACGGTCTGCTGCAGCCTCACGAAATCGCGACCCTCGATATTTCTGTCGAATTGACGGTGCTGGCCGCTTGTCGTACAGCGTCAGGGCCGGTTGCTGGAGGGGGTGCTTTATCAACTCTGACCGGATCTTTTCTAGCCGCGGGATCCAGCGGTGTTCTCGCCACGCTTTGGGATGTGGGCGATCAAGACGCTGCCGTGTTCATGGAACAGTTCTACTCTCAACTCGGACGCGGGCAGACTCCGGCAGCCGCCCTACGCGCCGCGAAAATGCGCCTGCGGTCGGAGCCGGACTGGAACGATCCCGCGGTCTGGTCTGCCTACGTTCTCGTCGGAGACGCAGCACCGTTGGTTTCTCGAAGAATTACGAATGGCCGTTTGACAACGATCGTGCTCGCGTCAGTGGCGCTGCTCCTGGCCATTTTTTTGACTTACGGAATCATCCGAAAACGTACCGTCTCGGATTGA
- a CDS encoding sigma-70 family RNA polymerase sigma factor yields MSSSSAKIDDEALVRACVEGDDAAWGLLLQRYRRLIFSIPLTYRMSVDEAEEVLQVVALKLFRHIGSLRSAGSLGAWIAVTTRNTCQTALRTGKRWRSLDDEVTEEPGEAPPDLAADLHEVACEHTLSLAFEQMDPTCQTLLGALYLDDPPKTYETISQIMDRPIGSLGPTRARCLDKLRRIYDDLGGEEP; encoded by the coding sequence GTGTCCTCTAGTTCCGCAAAGATCGACGATGAGGCCCTTGTTCGAGCATGCGTCGAAGGAGATGACGCGGCTTGGGGTCTATTGCTCCAACGCTATCGCCGATTGATTTTCTCGATTCCTTTGACCTACCGGATGTCGGTTGATGAGGCCGAGGAAGTCTTGCAGGTCGTTGCTCTTAAACTCTTTCGTCACATTGGATCGCTGCGCAGCGCAGGATCCCTTGGGGCGTGGATCGCCGTCACCACGCGGAATACCTGCCAGACGGCCCTGCGGACGGGCAAACGTTGGCGTTCACTCGACGACGAAGTGACGGAAGAACCGGGCGAGGCTCCTCCTGACCTGGCGGCGGATCTCCACGAAGTTGCTTGCGAGCACACGCTTTCGTTGGCGTTCGAGCAAATGGATCCGACCTGTCAAACCTTACTGGGGGCACTGTACCTGGACGATCCACCAAAAACCTACGAAACGATCTCACAAATAATGGATCGGCCCATCGGAAGTCTGGGTCCTACTCGGGCTCGGTGTCTCGACAAGTTACGGCGTATCTATGACGACCTCGGTGGAGAGGAGCCGTGA
- a CDS encoding ABC transporter ATP-binding protein/permease: MLRHFWPWIRQERPLIAGSLTALLLGVVLRLAEPWPLKFVLDLVLGQTSDGPNSMTVLTLAAVSVIAVTVLRAFCDYHQKVGFAKIGNRVLRRVRTHLYKHLQTLSLSFHTGARNGDLLIRATRDVGLLRDVTSTALLPMLASLLVLIGMLTVVLYLQWQLALLAAATVPFFVFSTTRLSSGIHQAARKQRTREGAMASTASESLHAIRDVQALSLQDTFTGEFANRNAQSQKEDLKAARLSAQLGRSVDVLGAIATALVLWYGAVLVMRQQMTAGDFIVFLTYLKRAFKPARDFAKHAGRLAKATAAGERVMAVLQTDPEVRDRPDAIVASPFEGHIEFRDVSFGYAPDSPEIIRGLSFSIASGSEIAITGPSGSGKSTIVSLLLRLYDPTSGSVMVDGRDVSEYSVFSLRSQIGVVLQDAALFSGTVADNISVGSTGVSRQSIEWAAGIANADEFIGSLPQGYDSLIGERGATLSRGQRQRIAIARAVLRRTPILILDEPTTGLDHRSAHLVSEALAKLPRDMTRVIVTHDTAVADQADVVLHIESDHSFEFDTPTALRELRGAFHRLHAVGMTGGE, from the coding sequence GTGCTGCGCCACTTCTGGCCGTGGATTCGCCAGGAACGACCCCTCATTGCCGGGTCGCTGACGGCACTTCTGCTTGGTGTCGTGCTAAGACTCGCCGAGCCCTGGCCATTGAAGTTCGTGCTGGACCTCGTTCTCGGTCAGACGTCAGACGGGCCGAATTCGATGACCGTATTGACGTTGGCCGCCGTATCCGTTATCGCGGTGACAGTTCTACGCGCGTTCTGCGATTACCACCAGAAGGTCGGCTTCGCCAAGATCGGCAATCGTGTGCTGCGGCGCGTGCGCACTCATCTCTACAAGCACCTTCAGACGTTATCGCTCTCGTTTCACACCGGGGCACGGAATGGCGATCTGTTGATCCGTGCCACAAGGGATGTAGGTTTACTCAGAGACGTAACGTCCACGGCACTGTTGCCAATGCTGGCAAGTCTCCTCGTGCTAATCGGCATGCTCACCGTCGTCCTCTACCTGCAATGGCAGTTGGCTTTGCTTGCCGCGGCAACAGTTCCGTTCTTCGTATTCTCGACAACACGTCTTTCCAGTGGCATCCATCAGGCGGCTCGCAAACAACGTACACGCGAAGGCGCGATGGCATCTACCGCGTCCGAATCGCTCCACGCCATTCGTGATGTACAGGCCTTGTCTTTACAAGACACGTTCACCGGAGAGTTTGCCAACCGGAATGCGCAGAGTCAGAAAGAGGATCTCAAGGCAGCGCGACTGTCGGCTCAACTAGGTCGATCGGTCGACGTACTCGGAGCCATCGCAACCGCTCTTGTGCTGTGGTACGGGGCGGTGCTCGTGATGCGTCAGCAGATGACTGCCGGTGACTTCATCGTCTTTCTGACCTATCTCAAGCGTGCCTTCAAGCCAGCCAGAGATTTTGCGAAACACGCGGGACGGCTAGCGAAGGCAACCGCCGCCGGCGAGCGAGTAATGGCCGTTCTGCAGACAGATCCCGAAGTTAGGGATCGACCTGACGCCATAGTGGCCTCGCCGTTTGAAGGCCACATCGAATTCCGCGACGTCTCTTTTGGCTATGCGCCCGATAGCCCTGAAATAATTCGCGGTCTCAGTTTTTCCATCGCCTCGGGAAGCGAAATTGCGATTACCGGTCCCTCCGGGAGCGGCAAGTCCACGATCGTAAGTTTGCTGTTGCGGCTCTATGACCCGACATCAGGCTCCGTGATGGTCGACGGTCGTGACGTGAGCGAATACTCGGTGTTCTCGCTGCGCTCCCAGATCGGGGTCGTGCTGCAGGACGCGGCGTTGTTTTCCGGAACCGTCGCCGACAACATCTCTGTTGGATCGACCGGTGTATCACGCCAGTCAATCGAGTGGGCTGCGGGGATAGCTAACGCTGATGAATTCATTGGGTCACTTCCGCAGGGATACGATTCGCTAATTGGGGAGCGGGGTGCGACACTCTCGCGGGGTCAGCGCCAGCGTATCGCCATCGCTCGAGCCGTCCTGCGTCGCACGCCGATTCTTATCCTCGATGAACCTACTACCGGACTCGATCATCGCAGTGCACACCTAGTCAGCGAGGCTCTCGCTAAGTTGCCGCGAGACATGACGCGAGTCATCGTCACCCATGACACCGCTGTTGCCGATCAAGCTGATGTCGTTCTGCACATCGAGTCCGACCATAGTTTCGAATTCGATACGCCGACCGCGCTGCGTGAACTTCGCGGAGCATTTCATCGACTGCACGCGGTCGGCATGACTGGAGGAGAATGA